Proteins encoded in a region of the Sebastes fasciatus isolate fSebFas1 chromosome 9, fSebFas1.pri, whole genome shotgun sequence genome:
- the LOC141774326 gene encoding calmodulin isoform X3, translating into MADQLTEEQIAEFKEAFSLFDKDGDGTITTKELGTVMRSLGQNPTEAELQDMINEVDADGNGTIDFPEFLTMMARKMKDTDSEEEIKEAFRVFDKDGNGYISAAELRHVMTNLGEKLTDEEVDEMIREADIDGDGQVNYEEFVKMMMSK; encoded by the exons GCTGATCAGCTTACAGAAGAGCAGATTGCTG aATTCAAGGAGGCATTTTCGCTCTTTGACAAGGATGGAGATGGCACCATCACCACCAAAGAGCTGGGCACAGTTATGCGCTCTCTGGGCCAGAACCCCACAGAGGCAGAGCTGCAGGACATGATCAATGAAGTGGATGCTGATG GAAATGGAACGATAGACTTCCCAGAGTTCCTCACCATGATGGCCAGGAAGATGAAGGACACAGACAGCGAGGAGGAGATCAAAGAAGCATTCCGTGTCTTTGACAAG GATGGCAATGGATACATCAGTGCTGCTGAGCTGCGCCATGTGATGACAAACCTTGGGGAGAAGCTGACTGATGAAGAAGTGGACGAGATGATCAGAGAAGCAGACATTGACGGAGATGGACAGGTCAACTATGAAG AGTTCGTAAAAATGATGATGTCAAAGTAG
- the LOC141774326 gene encoding calmodulin isoform X2 — protein sequence MADQLTEEQIAEFKEAFSLFDKDGDGTITTKELGTVMRSLGQNPTEAELQDMINEVDADGNGTIDFPEFLTMMARKMKDTDSEEEIKEAFRVFDKDGNGYISAAELRHVMTNLGEKLTDEEVDEMIREADIDGDGQVNYEEFVKMMMSK from the exons ATG GCTGATCAGCTTACAGAAGAGCAGATTGCTG aATTCAAGGAGGCATTTTCGCTCTTTGACAAGGATGGAGATGGCACCATCACCACCAAAGAGCTGGGCACAGTTATGCGCTCTCTGGGCCAGAACCCCACAGAGGCAGAGCTGCAGGACATGATCAATGAAGTGGATGCTGATG GAAATGGAACGATAGACTTCCCAGAGTTCCTCACCATGATGGCCAGGAAGATGAAGGACACAGACAGCGAGGAGGAGATCAAAGAAGCATTCCGTGTCTTTGACAAG GATGGCAATGGATACATCAGTGCTGCTGAGCTGCGCCATGTGATGACAAACCTTGGGGAGAAGCTGACTGATGAAGAAGTGGACGAGATGATCAGAGAAGCAGACATTGACGGAGATGGACAGGTCAACTATGAAG AGTTCGTAAAAATGATGATGTCAAAGTAG